In Halococcus hamelinensis 100A6, a single genomic region encodes these proteins:
- a CDS encoding arsenic resistance protein: MEGLTKDWIQRHQILVYAVGVLLAVFASSAQAGSSSVLERLINPVLAVLLYVTFLEVPFVELRRAFANGRFMLTALGMNFLIVPVIVFVLTRFLPQNPVILVGVFMVLLTPCVDYVISFTELANGNSEQVTAVAPVLLLAQLLLLPAYLWMFMGERVAEFIQAGPFIEAFVLIIALPLTLAWLTEAGAERTGIARRWRDTMEWLPAPMMGATLFVVIGSQLPRVENSIGQITAVVPVYIAFLVVMSLLGWVTARIVEMDVGESRALVFTSVTRNSLVILPLALALPAGYELTPAVVVTQTLVELVGMVVLTRVVPAWLVPESEPVAGDGGTTS; the protein is encoded by the coding sequence ATGGAGGGGCTCACGAAAGACTGGATTCAGCGCCATCAGATCCTCGTCTACGCTGTCGGCGTCCTGCTCGCGGTTTTTGCGAGTTCCGCTCAGGCCGGGTCGAGTTCCGTTCTCGAACGGCTCATCAATCCCGTTCTGGCAGTGCTCCTGTACGTGACGTTCCTCGAGGTTCCGTTCGTCGAACTTCGTCGCGCGTTCGCGAACGGTCGGTTTATGCTGACCGCGCTTGGGATGAACTTCCTCATCGTCCCGGTCATCGTCTTCGTTCTCACCCGGTTTCTCCCGCAGAACCCGGTCATCCTCGTCGGTGTGTTCATGGTTTTGCTAACCCCGTGTGTCGACTACGTCATCTCGTTCACGGAGCTCGCGAACGGCAATTCGGAGCAGGTCACGGCCGTGGCACCGGTGCTCTTACTCGCCCAGTTGCTGCTTCTTCCGGCGTATCTCTGGATGTTTATGGGGGAGCGGGTAGCGGAATTCATCCAGGCGGGGCCTTTTATCGAGGCGTTCGTCCTCATCATCGCGCTCCCACTGACGCTCGCATGGCTTACTGAAGCGGGGGCAGAACGCACCGGGATCGCGAGACGGTGGAGAGACACGATGGAGTGGTTGCCCGCTCCGATGATGGGCGCGACACTGTTCGTGGTTATTGGGTCCCAACTTCCGCGTGTCGAAAACTCGATAGGCCAGATCACCGCGGTCGTCCCCGTTTACATCGCGTTTCTCGTCGTCATGTCGCTGCTCGGATGGGTGACCGCCCGAATCGTAGAGATGGACGTGGGCGAAAGCCGTGCGCTCGTGTTCACGTCAGTTACCCGGAACTCACTGGTGATCCTACCACTTGCCCTCGCGCTACCGGCCGGATACGAACTCACTCCTGCGGTCGTCGTGACGCAAACACTCGTCGAGTTGGTCGGAATGGTCGTCCTTACCCGAGTCGTGCCCGCGTGGCTCGTTCCGGAATCGGAACCGGTAGCAGGCGATGGAGGGACGACATCATAG
- a CDS encoding 2Fe-2S iron-sulfur cluster-binding protein — protein MVEVLGVAIGLLLVGVMVVLHFSSGTDRPIPDDISQSVLERRAASVPETDFPEPMNRSIGGGGAPAGAVGGGEAEGELAEGEATEAPSSPGEISDDEAEVFSVEYAKEGETLDVPENQTLLEAGEDQGWDMPYACRQGQCLSCGGHVADGPSEDYVVHDNQEMLEAEELDDGYTLTCVGYPKADLTLETRETP, from the coding sequence ATGGTCGAGGTACTCGGTGTCGCGATCGGACTGCTGTTGGTCGGCGTGATGGTGGTCTTGCACTTCTCCTCGGGCACCGACCGGCCGATCCCCGACGACATCTCCCAGTCGGTGCTCGAACGCCGGGCGGCGAGCGTCCCCGAGACCGACTTCCCCGAACCGATGAACCGCTCGATCGGCGGTGGTGGAGCCCCGGCCGGCGCGGTCGGCGGCGGCGAGGCCGAGGGCGAACTCGCGGAGGGCGAGGCGACCGAAGCCCCATCGAGCCCCGGCGAGATCTCGGACGACGAGGCCGAGGTGTTCTCGGTCGAGTACGCGAAGGAGGGCGAGACCCTCGACGTCCCCGAGAACCAGACCCTCCTCGAAGCCGGCGAGGACCAGGGCTGGGACATGCCCTACGCCTGCCGACAGGGACAGTGTCTCTCGTGTGGCGGTCACGTCGCCGACGGTCCCTCCGAGGACTACGTGGTCCACGACAACCAGGAGATGCTCGAAGCCGAGGAGCTCGACGACGGCTACACCCTGACCTGTGTCGGCTACCCGAAGGCCGACCTCACGCTCGAAACGCGTGAAACGCCCTGA
- a CDS encoding RNase J family beta-CASP ribonuclease, whose product MEIEIATIGGYEEVGRQMTAVRAGDDIVVFDMGLNLSKVLIHDNVQTEGMHSLDLIDMGAIPDDRVMADLDGEVKAIVPTHGHLDHIGAITKLGHRYDAPIVASPFTLELVREEIEDEDKFDLQNDLVAMDAGDSMEIGNGLELEFVNVTHSIIDAINPVLHTPEGAIVYGLDKRLDHTPVIGDPIDMKRFREIGREGEGVLCYIEDCTNAGRKGRTPSEQVARKEVRDVLYSMEDYKGGIVATTFSSQIARVTSLVEYAKEIGREPILLGRSMEQYSGTAQRLGIVDFPEDLKMYGYRHDINNTFERVMNEGKENFLPIVTGHQGEPRAMLTRMGRGETPYQLDEGDKVIFSARVIPEPTNVGQRYQSEQLLGMQGARIYDDVHVSGHLSQEGHYTMLDTLQPQHIVPAHQNLSARASYVDLASSQGYRLGRDLHATSNGDTIQLV is encoded by the coding sequence ATGGAAATCGAAATCGCAACCATCGGCGGCTACGAAGAGGTTGGACGCCAGATGACGGCCGTCCGTGCCGGGGACGACATCGTCGTCTTCGACATGGGGCTCAACCTCTCGAAGGTACTGATTCACGACAACGTGCAGACGGAGGGCATGCACTCGCTCGACCTGATCGATATGGGCGCGATCCCCGACGACCGCGTTATGGCCGACCTCGACGGCGAGGTCAAAGCCATCGTGCCGACACATGGTCACCTCGACCACATCGGCGCTATCACGAAGCTCGGCCATCGATACGATGCTCCGATCGTTGCATCCCCGTTCACCCTCGAACTCGTCCGAGAGGAGATCGAGGACGAGGACAAATTCGATCTTCAAAACGACCTCGTCGCGATGGACGCGGGCGACTCGATGGAGATCGGCAACGGGCTCGAACTCGAGTTCGTCAACGTCACCCACTCGATCATCGACGCGATCAACCCCGTGCTCCACACCCCCGAAGGCGCGATCGTCTACGGACTCGACAAACGTCTCGACCACACGCCCGTGATCGGCGACCCGATCGACATGAAGCGGTTCCGCGAGATCGGCCGCGAGGGCGAGGGCGTGCTCTGTTACATCGAGGACTGCACCAACGCCGGCCGCAAGGGCCGAACCCCGAGCGAACAGGTCGCGCGAAAGGAGGTTCGGGACGTGCTCTACAGCATGGAGGACTACAAGGGTGGCATCGTCGCCACCACCTTCTCCAGCCAAATCGCACGAGTAACGAGTCTCGTCGAGTATGCGAAGGAGATCGGCCGGGAGCCCATCCTCCTCGGCCGGTCGATGGAACAGTACTCGGGCACGGCTCAACGTCTTGGGATCGTCGATTTCCCCGAGGACCTCAAGATGTACGGCTATCGCCACGATATCAACAACACGTTCGAACGGGTCATGAACGAGGGCAAGGAGAACTTCCTGCCGATCGTCACGGGCCATCAGGGCGAACCCCGCGCGATGCTCACACGAATGGGTCGCGGTGAAACGCCCTATCAACTCGACGAGGGCGACAAGGTCATCTTCAGTGCGCGAGTCATCCCGGAACCCACCAACGTGGGGCAGCGCTACCAGTCCGAACAGTTGCTCGGGATGCAAGGGGCACGCATCTACGACGACGTCCACGTATCCGGACACCTCTCACAAGAAGGGCACTATACGATGCTGGACACGCTCCAACCTCAGCACATCGTCCCCGCCCACCAGAATCTGAGTGCACGTGCCAGCTACGTCGACCTTGCTTCGAGTCAGGGGTACAGATTGGGCCGTGACCTCCACGCGACCTCGAACGGGGACACCATCCAACTGGTGTAG
- a CDS encoding valine--tRNA ligase: MTELSESYDPAALEAKWREAWADADLYRHEAESSDTEYVIDTPPPYPTGDLHIGHALGWSYMDFAARYHRMLGENVSFPQGWDCHGLPTEVKVEENNDIHRTEVPREEFRELCIEHTEDQIAGMKEMMGELGFSQDWDQEFRTMDPEYWGTTQRSFVEMHDDGYVHRDEHPVNWCPRCETAIADAEVEAIDSKGTLSTVRFPGVEGEAIEIATTRPELLPAVVGVAVSPDDERYVDRVGETFEIPVFGQEVELIADEEVDGDFGTGAVMISTFGDKQDVDWWATYDLDLRPVVTEDGRLDEDVEEFGGLELDAAKERIVTALQKEGYLVDEEPVEQSVGACWRCDTPIEILSKEQWFVRVDQDEIISKAREVEWIPEHMYGRLEEWTEGMNWDWVISRQRVFATPIPAWSCEECGHWYVAGPDELPVEPTSDTPDETCPDCGADAWVGETDVMDTWMDSSISPLYITGWPEADFEPVQLREQGHDIIRTWAFYTILRTAALEGEKPWEQALVNGMVLGADGNKMSKSRDNSVSPAAVVEDHSADAFRQALALGGQPGSDIQFQPKEVTSASRFLTKLWNITRFASQHLDDTNEADPAHTDADRWIRSKCARVADEVAADMDDYRFDRALRTLREFVWHDLADDYVELIKGRLYEGTPAEGAAARETLATTLSASIRMLAPFSPFLAEETYRHLPGTSGSVHAAAWPDLDDGDEAAEARGERIAAVASAVRAWKSDSGMALNAELDRVEVYPDDDTDFDTGDLAATVNAPVEVLAGEPDVEMTPVAVDPDHSEIGPEFRDRAGAVVGALEAADPAEVARQKRENGEIELDAGGEVVVLDPEMVSVVEERRAAGETVEVLDVEGATVLVFP; the protein is encoded by the coding sequence ATGACAGAGCTATCTGAGAGCTACGACCCGGCCGCCCTCGAAGCCAAGTGGCGCGAGGCGTGGGCCGACGCCGACCTGTATCGTCACGAAGCGGAGAGCTCCGACACCGAGTACGTCATCGACACGCCGCCACCCTACCCCACGGGCGACCTCCACATCGGGCACGCGCTCGGGTGGAGCTACATGGATTTCGCCGCCCGATATCACCGGATGCTCGGCGAGAACGTCTCGTTTCCGCAGGGCTGGGACTGCCACGGATTGCCGACCGAAGTGAAGGTCGAGGAGAACAACGACATCCACCGGACGGAGGTCCCGCGCGAGGAGTTCCGCGAGCTCTGTATCGAGCACACGGAGGACCAGATCGCGGGCATGAAGGAGATGATGGGGGAGCTCGGGTTCTCCCAGGACTGGGACCAGGAGTTCCGGACGATGGATCCGGAGTACTGGGGGACGACCCAGCGCTCGTTCGTCGAGATGCACGACGACGGCTACGTCCACCGCGACGAACACCCCGTGAACTGGTGTCCGCGGTGCGAGACCGCGATCGCCGACGCCGAGGTCGAGGCGATCGACTCGAAGGGGACGCTCTCGACGGTGCGCTTCCCCGGCGTCGAGGGCGAGGCGATCGAGATCGCGACGACCCGACCCGAACTCCTCCCGGCCGTCGTCGGGGTCGCGGTCAGCCCGGACGACGAGCGCTACGTCGATAGAGTAGGTGAGACGTTCGAGATCCCGGTCTTCGGCCAGGAGGTCGAACTCATCGCCGACGAGGAGGTCGACGGCGACTTCGGTACGGGCGCGGTGATGATCTCGACCTTCGGAGACAAGCAGGACGTCGACTGGTGGGCGACCTACGACCTCGACCTTCGTCCTGTGGTCACGGAGGACGGCCGGCTCGACGAGGACGTCGAGGAGTTCGGCGGGCTCGAGCTCGACGCGGCGAAAGAGCGGATCGTCACCGCGCTCCAGAAGGAGGGCTATCTGGTGGACGAGGAGCCGGTCGAGCAGTCGGTGGGTGCGTGCTGGCGGTGTGACACCCCGATCGAGATCCTCTCGAAGGAACAGTGGTTCGTCCGCGTCGACCAGGACGAGATCATCTCGAAGGCCCGCGAGGTCGAGTGGATCCCCGAACACATGTACGGTCGATTGGAGGAGTGGACCGAGGGGATGAACTGGGACTGGGTGATCAGTCGCCAGCGCGTCTTCGCGACGCCGATCCCGGCGTGGTCGTGCGAGGAGTGTGGTCACTGGTACGTCGCCGGGCCCGACGAGCTCCCGGTCGAACCCACGAGCGACACCCCCGACGAGACGTGTCCGGACTGCGGTGCGGACGCGTGGGTGGGCGAGACCGACGTGATGGACACCTGGATGGATTCGTCCATCTCGCCGCTCTACATCACCGGGTGGCCCGAGGCCGACTTCGAACCGGTCCAGCTCCGCGAGCAGGGCCACGACATCATCCGGACGTGGGCCTTCTACACCATCCTCCGGACCGCGGCGCTCGAAGGCGAGAAGCCCTGGGAGCAGGCGCTGGTCAACGGGATGGTGCTGGGGGCCGACGGCAACAAGATGAGCAAGTCCCGGGACAACTCCGTCAGCCCGGCGGCGGTCGTTGAGGACCACTCGGCCGACGCCTTCCGGCAGGCGCTCGCGCTCGGTGGGCAGCCCGGCTCGGACATCCAGTTCCAGCCCAAGGAGGTCACGAGCGCGTCGCGCTTCCTCACGAAGCTCTGGAACATCACCCGCTTCGCGAGCCAGCATCTCGACGACACCAACGAAGCGGACCCGGCCCACACCGACGCCGACCGCTGGATCCGCTCGAAGTGCGCGCGGGTCGCCGACGAGGTCGCGGCCGACATGGACGACTACCGGTTCGACCGGGCGCTCCGCACCCTCCGGGAGTTCGTCTGGCACGACCTCGCCGACGACTACGTCGAGTTGATCAAGGGCCGGCTCTACGAGGGGACGCCAGCGGAAGGGGCCGCCGCCCGCGAGACGCTCGCGACGACCCTCTCGGCCTCGATCCGGATGCTCGCGCCGTTCTCGCCGTTCCTGGCCGAGGAGACCTACCGCCACCTCCCGGGGACCTCGGGTAGCGTTCACGCCGCGGCGTGGCCCGACCTCGACGACGGCGACGAAGCGGCGGAGGCGCGCGGCGAGCGGATCGCGGCGGTGGCGAGCGCGGTGCGGGCCTGGAAGTCGGACTCCGGGATGGCGCTCAACGCCGAGCTCGACCGCGTCGAGGTCTACCCCGACGACGACACCGACTTCGACACCGGCGACCTCGCCGCGACGGTGAACGCGCCGGTCGAGGTGCTCGCGGGCGAGCCCGACGTCGAGATGACCCCCGTGGCGGTCGACCCCGACCACAGCGAGATCGGCCCCGAGTTCCGCGACCGGGCCGGCGCGGTCGTGGGCGCACTCGAAGCCGCCGATCCTGCCGAAGTCGCACGCCAGAAACGCGAGAACGGCGAGATCGAACTCGATGCGGGCGGCGAGGTGGTGGTGCTCGACCCTGAGATGGTTTCGGTGGTCGAGGAGCGTCGGGCGGCGGGCGAGACCGTCGAGGTGCTCGACGTCGAGGGCGCGACGGTGCTGGTCTTCCCGTAG